One stretch of Trichomycterus rosablanca isolate fTriRos1 chromosome 3, fTriRos1.hap1, whole genome shotgun sequence DNA includes these proteins:
- the LOC134310496 gene encoding piggyBac transposable element-derived protein 4-like → MHVFQVCVFVNVCVYIYADNKCQHLHPHTQSGLPTKYKINKRVQTQIMIFTNVLFSFMGLVSLSCPMSGRKRKRFPESVSFPSYADVDTEAPEPIPFNPSRPVGIDLGSVHRAVRSATSTLREIDFFKLFFTYTIVAEICQFTNSKGWELVLNRPSYANHHGAWEEVTPDEFYRFLGLLIYMGFTSLHSIHRYWGTKSLQGSWAKLFMSRDRFKELMAALHVVDPATENNLDRLRKLRYLMDHLKTKCQQLFQADENLSIDERMVKSKGRSGFKQYMKGKPTRWGFKLWVIATSNSGYTLDFDVYTGSLDGRITDLAIKVIEDLVQPFKNQGHTVWFDNFYTSPTVMVRLKEWGINACGTCRINRKKFPVDFKDVKKWERQANRGDMRWCRIDGNVLVVQWKDTRAVTCLSNFHNANDSSEVSKMVKVGAKWDRKVVRQPAVVKDYNKHMGGVDRSDQMLNTYSLLQKTQVVENTFLPFCGHSHR, encoded by the coding sequence atgcatgtattccaagtgtgtgtatttgtaaatgtgtgtgtgtacatatatgctgacaataaatgtcagcatttgcacccacacacacaatcggggctgccaacaaaatataaaatcaacaaaagagtacaaactcagattatgatttttactaatgttttgttttcttttatgggtTTGGTTAGTCTTTCTTGTCCCATGTCAGGTAGGAAGCGGAAACGCTTCCCTGAATCTGTATCCTTTCCTTCCTATGCTGatgtagacacagaagcaccagAGCCCATACCATTTAATCCTTCTCGTCCAGTAGGTATAGATCTGGGAAGTGTGCACAGGGCTGTACGGTCAGCCACAAGTACCTTGCGTGAAATAGACTTCTTCAAGTTGTTTTTCACGTACACCATTGTTGCTGAGATTTGCCAGTTTACAAACTCTAAGGGGTGGGAGCTTGTACTGAATAGGCCGTCTTATGCGAACCATCATGGGGCATGGGAAGAAGTGACCCCGGATGAATTCTACCGGTTTCTTGGGCTCCTTATTTACATGGGTTTCACGTCCCTGCACAGCATTCACAGATATTGGGGAACCAAATCTCTTCAGGGTTCATGGGCCAAGTTATTCATGTCCCGTGACCGTTTCAAGGAATTGATGGCAGCcctccatgttgtagatcctgccacagaaaataatcttgatcgtcttaggaagttgcgttacctgatggaccacctcaaaaccaagtgtcagcagcttttccaggctgatgaaaatctgagcatagacgagagaatggtcaaatcaaaaggtcgatcaggattcaagcagtatatgaagggcaaacctactcgctggggtttcaaattgtgggtcattgcaacttcaaattcgggatataccttagactttgatgtttacacaggcagtcttgatgggcgcataactgatttggctataaaagtgatcgaagaccttgtgcagccatttaaaaatcaaggtcacacagtttggtttgacaacttctatacatcaccaactgttatggtccgacttaaggagtggggaatcaatgcttgtgggacatgtaggattaatcgtaagaaattcccagtggatttcaaagatgtcaagaaatgggagcggcaagctaaccgtggtgatatgaggtggtgtagaattgacggaaatgtcttagttgttcagtggaaggacacgcgagcagttacatgcctctctaatttccacaatgctaatgattcatcagaGGTTTCTAAGATGGTAAAGGTTGGTGCCAAGTGGGACAGAAAAGTAGTCCGtcaaccagctgtagtaaaggactacaataaacacatgggaggtgttgacagatctgatcaaatgttaaacacatacagtctgcttcagaaaactcaagtggtggaaaacacttttcttccattttgtggacatagccatcgttaa